One Manihot esculenta cultivar AM560-2 chromosome 18, M.esculenta_v8, whole genome shotgun sequence genomic window carries:
- the LOC110605785 gene encoding protein CUP-SHAPED COTYLEDON 3 isoform X1 — MLAMEELLFELNGEDPNDQGLPPGFRFHPTDEELITFYLASKVFHGSFCGIEIAEVDLNRCEPWELPDVAKMGDREWYFFSLRDRKYPTGLRTNRATGAGYWKATGKDREVYSASTGALLGMKKTLVFYKGRAPRGEKTKWVMHEYRLDGDFSYRHTCKEEWVICRIFHKTGEKKNGLVHGQGFVLEVSSPPISCSLPPLLEAPSTLLKCQDQAPTEVLQNHFLIHHQEGDLKSLLLSSLVFQSNNIVSVNELFQPSFSAASITKNTRETNKNVHTDTNTNGASPSMLFKSPVSHQDCTLKEQSNIPKQCKTEANFSYFQLPDANSNMNWVDKVHPSPCIQYPLSCEMDCNVLGISAAATDSDITAYEMSTSIAFNGAGFQMMMLDTPIRHPAESWQLDS; from the exons ATGTTGGCCATGGAAGAGCTTTTGTTTGAGCTCAATGGGGAAGATCCAAACGACCAAGGTTTGCCTCCAGGCTTTAGATTCCATCCAACTGATGAAGAGCTTATAACCTTCTATCTTGCTTCTAAGGTCTTTCATGGGAGCTTTTGTGGAATCGAAATAGCTGAAGTTGACCTCAACAGATGCGAGCCCTGGGAGCTTCCAG ATGTGGCAAAAATGGGGGATAGGGAATGGTACTTCTTCAGCCTGAGGGACAGGAAGTACCCAACAGGGCTGAGAACAAATAGAGCAACCGGAGCTGGGTACTGGAAGGCCACAGGCAAAGATAGGGAAGTGTACAGTGCCTCAACTGGTGCATTACTTGGCATGAAAAAGACCCTCGTTTTCTACAAGGGCAGAGCTCCCAGAGGCGAGAAGACCAAGTGGGTCATGCACGAGTACCGCTTGGACGGTGATTTCTCCTACCGTCACACGTGCAAG GAGGAATGGGTAATTTGCAGGATATTTCACAAAACTGGGGAGAAGAAAAATGGCCTGGTGCACGGGCAAGGCTTCGTCTTGGAAGTTTCGTCACCACCCATATCTTGTTCCTTGCCTCCATTGCTTGAAGCCCCATCGACGCTATTAAAATGCCAAGATCAAGCTCCGACGGAGGTACTCCAAAATCATTTTCTGATTCACCACCAAGAAGGTGATCTGAAAAGTTTACTGCTGAGTTCCCTAGTCTTCCAATCTAACAACATAGTCTCAGTAAATGAGTTATTCCAACCCTCTTTTTCAGCAGCTTCTATAACAAAGAACACTAGAGAAACAAACAAAAACGTACACACAGACACGAACACCAACGGCGCGTCACCATCGATGCTCTTCAAGTCCCCCGTCTCGCATCAAGATTGCACTTTGAAGGAACAATCCAATATTCCAAAACAGTGCAAGACAGAGGCAAACTTTTCCTATTTTCAACTGCCTGATGCTAACAGTAATATGAACTGGGTGGATAAGGTTCATCCAAGCCCATGCATTCAATATCCCTTGTCTTGTGAGATGGATTGCAATGTTTTGGGGATCTCAGCAGCTGCTACTGATTCAGACATTACTGCCTATGAGATGTCCACTTCAATTGCTTTCAACGGGGCCGGCTTTCAGATGATGATGTTAGATACTCCTATCAGACACCCTGCAGAATCTTGGCAATTAGATTCTTAA
- the LOC110606582 gene encoding monosaccharide-sensing protein 2 codes for MNGAALVAIAACIGSFLQGWDNATIAGAIVYIKKDLDLQTAVEGLVVAMSLIGATAITTCSGAISDWLGRRPMLIISSMLYFISGLIMVWSPNVYVLCIARLLDGFAIGLAVTLVPVYISETAPSDIRGMLNTLPQFTGSGGMFLSYCMVFGMSLTPSPSWRLMLGILSIPSLLYFALTIFYLPETPRWLVSKGKMLEAKQVLQRLRGREDVSGEMALLVEGLGIGGETSIEEYIIGPADEPDDDQEPTAGKDKIKLYGPEAGLSWVAKPVTGQSSLALASRQGSMVNQSVPLMDPLVTLFGSVHEKLPESGSMLFPNFGSMFSTAEPHAKHEQWDEESLQREGDDYASEAAEGDSDDNLHSPLISRQTTSMEKDMPPPASHGSILSMRRHSSLMQGTGEAVGATGIGGGWQLAWKWSEREGEDGKKGGEFKRIYLHQEGVPGSRRGSLVSLPGGDVPAEGDYVQAAALVSQPALYSKELLDQHTVGPAMVHPAETAKKGPAWAALLDPGVKRALVVGVGIQILQQFSGIGGILYYTPQILEEAGVEVLLVNLGISSTSASFLISAFTTFLMLPCIALGMRLMDISGRRTLLLTTLPVLIVSLIILIIGQLVDLGTVANATISTVCVVIYFCCFVMAYGPIPNILCSEIFPTRVRGLCIAICALVYWIGDIIVTYTVPVMLTSIGLKGIFIIFAVMCSMSWVFVFLKVPETKGMPLEVITEFFAVGARQAAAAKND; via the exons ATGAACGGAGCTGCATTAGTGGCTATTGCTGCTTGCATTGGGAGCTTCTTGCAAGGATGGGATAATGCTACAATTGCTG GGGCAATTGTTTACATCAAGAAGGACCTGGATTTGCAAACTGCAGTGGAAGGTCTAGTTGTGGCCATGTCACTTATTGGAGCCACAGCAATCACAACATGCTCAGGAGCAATATCAGATTGGCTTGGTCGGCGTCCAATGCTAATAATTTCATCCATGCTTTACTTTATTAGTGGTTTGATAATGGTTTGGTCCCCAAACGTGTATGTCCTGTGCATAGCAAGGCTATTAGATGGATTTGCAATTGGCCTAGCTGTTACACTTGTTCCAGTTTATATATCTGAGACTGCCCCATCAGACATAAGGGGAATGTTAAATACCCTTCCTCAGTTCACTGGTTCAGGTGGGATGTTTCTGTCGTATTGTATGGTCTTTGGAATGTCATTAACACCCTCACCAAGTTGGAGGTTGATGCTAGGGATTCTTTCTATACCTTCACTGTTGTATTTTGCATTGACAATATTTTATTTGCCTGAAACTCCTCGATGGCTTGTGAGTAAAGGAAAGATGCTTGAAGCTAAACAAGTTCTGCAGAGATTAAGAGGGAGGGAAGACGTTTCAG GTGAGATGGCTTTGCTGGTTGAAGGTCTTGGTATTGGGGGTGAGACATCCATAGAGGAGTACATAATAGGCCCTGCTGATGAACCTGATGATGATCAGGAACCCACTGCTGGGAAAGATAAAATCAAATTGTACGGGCCTGAAGCAGGCCTTTCCTGGGTTGCCAAACCTGTCACCGGACAGAGTTCTCTTGCTCTTGCATCTCGCCAGGGAAGCATGGTGAACCAAAGTGTGCCTCTTATGGATCCTCTTGTGACCCTTTTTGGTAGTGTTCATGAGAAGCTTCCTGAATCAGGAAGCATGCTTTTCCCTAACTTTGGTAGCATGTTTAGTACGGCAGAACCTCATGCCAAACATGAGCAATGGGATGAAGAGAGCCTTCAGAGGGAAGGTGATGACTACGCATCAGAAGCTGCTGAGGGAGACTCGGATGACAATTTACATAGTCCATTAATCTCGCGCCAGACAACAAGCATGGAAAAGGATATGCCCCCCCCAGCTTCTCATGGCAGTATCCTGAGCATGAGACGCCATAGCAGTCTCATGCAAGGAACTGGGGAGGCTGTTGGTGCTACAGGTATTGGTGGTGGTTGGCAGTTGGCATGGAAATGGTCTgagagagaaggagaagatgggaAGAAGGGAGGAGAATTTAAAAGGATTTATTTGCACCAGGAGGGAGTCCCTGGATCTCGTCGTGGGTCTCTAGTTTCACTTCCTGGTGGTGATGTTCCTGCAGAGGGCGACTATGTCCAGGCTGCTGCTCTTGTAAGTCAGCCTGCTCTTTATTCCAAGGAGCTTCTAGATCAGCATACAGTTGGACCTGCAATGGTTCACCCAGCTGAAACTGCCAAAAAGGGACCAGCTTGGGCTGCTTTACTTGATCCCGGAGTTAAGCGAGCATTGGTTGTCGGGGTTGGAATTCAAATCCTTCAGCAG TTTTCTGGTATAGGTGGTATTCTCTACTACACTCCACAAATTCTTGAAGAGGCAGGCGTTGAAGTTCTTCTTGTGAACCTGGGAATTAGTTCAACGTCTGCATcattccttattagtgcattcACAACATTTCTGATGCTTCCTTGTATAGCCTTGGGCATGAGGCTCATGGATATCTCAGGCAGAAG GACCCTGCTACTCACTACACTTCCTGTGCTTATAGTCTCCCTCATCATCCTAATAATTGGGCAACTGGTGGACTTGGGTACAGTTGCCAATGCAACAATCTCAACCGTTTGTGTTGTTATCTACTTCTGCTGCTTTGTAATGGCTTATGGACCAATTCCAAACATCCTGTGCTCTGAGATCTTCCCCACAAGGGTTCGTGGGCTCTGCATTGCCATTTGTGCCTTAGTATACTGGATTGGGGACATCATTGTCACCTACACGGTGCCTGTAATGCTAACTTCAATTGGACTTAAGGGcatctttataatttttgcgGTGATGTGTAGCATGTCTTGGGTGTTCGTGTTCTTGAAGGTCCCAGAAACTAAGGGCATGCCCCTTGAAGTGATTACGGAATTCTTTGCTGTTGGAGCAAGACAAGCTGCTGCTGCCAAGAATGATTGA
- the LOC110605785 gene encoding NAC domain-containing protein 79 isoform X2, with product MLAMEELLFELNGEDPNDQGLPPGFRFHPTDEELITFYLASKVFHGSFCGIEIAEVDLNRCEPWELPDVAKMGDREWYFFSLRDRKYPTGLRTNRATGAGYWKATGKDREVYSASTGALLGMKKTLVFYKGRAPRGEKTKWVMHEYRLDGDFSYRHTCKEEWVICRIFHKTGEKKNGLVHGQGFVLEVSSPPISCSLPPLLEAPSTLLKCQDQAPTEVLQNHFLIHHQEAASITKNTRETNKNVHTDTNTNGASPSMLFKSPVSHQDCTLKEQSNIPKQCKTEANFSYFQLPDANSNMNWVDKVHPSPCIQYPLSCEMDCNVLGISAAATDSDITAYEMSTSIAFNGAGFQMMMLDTPIRHPAESWQLDS from the exons ATGTTGGCCATGGAAGAGCTTTTGTTTGAGCTCAATGGGGAAGATCCAAACGACCAAGGTTTGCCTCCAGGCTTTAGATTCCATCCAACTGATGAAGAGCTTATAACCTTCTATCTTGCTTCTAAGGTCTTTCATGGGAGCTTTTGTGGAATCGAAATAGCTGAAGTTGACCTCAACAGATGCGAGCCCTGGGAGCTTCCAG ATGTGGCAAAAATGGGGGATAGGGAATGGTACTTCTTCAGCCTGAGGGACAGGAAGTACCCAACAGGGCTGAGAACAAATAGAGCAACCGGAGCTGGGTACTGGAAGGCCACAGGCAAAGATAGGGAAGTGTACAGTGCCTCAACTGGTGCATTACTTGGCATGAAAAAGACCCTCGTTTTCTACAAGGGCAGAGCTCCCAGAGGCGAGAAGACCAAGTGGGTCATGCACGAGTACCGCTTGGACGGTGATTTCTCCTACCGTCACACGTGCAAG GAGGAATGGGTAATTTGCAGGATATTTCACAAAACTGGGGAGAAGAAAAATGGCCTGGTGCACGGGCAAGGCTTCGTCTTGGAAGTTTCGTCACCACCCATATCTTGTTCCTTGCCTCCATTGCTTGAAGCCCCATCGACGCTATTAAAATGCCAAGATCAAGCTCCGACGGAGGTACTCCAAAATCATTTTCTGATTCACCACCAAGAAG CAGCTTCTATAACAAAGAACACTAGAGAAACAAACAAAAACGTACACACAGACACGAACACCAACGGCGCGTCACCATCGATGCTCTTCAAGTCCCCCGTCTCGCATCAAGATTGCACTTTGAAGGAACAATCCAATATTCCAAAACAGTGCAAGACAGAGGCAAACTTTTCCTATTTTCAACTGCCTGATGCTAACAGTAATATGAACTGGGTGGATAAGGTTCATCCAAGCCCATGCATTCAATATCCCTTGTCTTGTGAGATGGATTGCAATGTTTTGGGGATCTCAGCAGCTGCTACTGATTCAGACATTACTGCCTATGAGATGTCCACTTCAATTGCTTTCAACGGGGCCGGCTTTCAGATGATGATGTTAGATACTCCTATCAGACACCCTGCAGAATCTTGGCAATTAGATTCTTAA
- the LOC110605785 gene encoding NAC domain-containing protein 79 isoform X3, which translates to MLAMEELLFELNGEDPNDQGLPPGFRFHPTDEELITFYLASKVFHGSFCGIEIAEVDLNRCEPWELPDVAKMGDREWYFFSLRDRKYPTGLRTNRATGAGYWKATGKDREVYSASTGALLGMKKTLVFYKGRAPRGEKTKWVMHEYRLDGDFSYRHTCKEEWVICRIFHKTGEKKNGLVHGQGFVLEVSSPPISCSLPPLLEAPSTLLKCQDQAPTEVLQNHFLIHHQEASITKNTRETNKNVHTDTNTNGASPSMLFKSPVSHQDCTLKEQSNIPKQCKTEANFSYFQLPDANSNMNWVDKVHPSPCIQYPLSCEMDCNVLGISAAATDSDITAYEMSTSIAFNGAGFQMMMLDTPIRHPAESWQLDS; encoded by the exons ATGTTGGCCATGGAAGAGCTTTTGTTTGAGCTCAATGGGGAAGATCCAAACGACCAAGGTTTGCCTCCAGGCTTTAGATTCCATCCAACTGATGAAGAGCTTATAACCTTCTATCTTGCTTCTAAGGTCTTTCATGGGAGCTTTTGTGGAATCGAAATAGCTGAAGTTGACCTCAACAGATGCGAGCCCTGGGAGCTTCCAG ATGTGGCAAAAATGGGGGATAGGGAATGGTACTTCTTCAGCCTGAGGGACAGGAAGTACCCAACAGGGCTGAGAACAAATAGAGCAACCGGAGCTGGGTACTGGAAGGCCACAGGCAAAGATAGGGAAGTGTACAGTGCCTCAACTGGTGCATTACTTGGCATGAAAAAGACCCTCGTTTTCTACAAGGGCAGAGCTCCCAGAGGCGAGAAGACCAAGTGGGTCATGCACGAGTACCGCTTGGACGGTGATTTCTCCTACCGTCACACGTGCAAG GAGGAATGGGTAATTTGCAGGATATTTCACAAAACTGGGGAGAAGAAAAATGGCCTGGTGCACGGGCAAGGCTTCGTCTTGGAAGTTTCGTCACCACCCATATCTTGTTCCTTGCCTCCATTGCTTGAAGCCCCATCGACGCTATTAAAATGCCAAGATCAAGCTCCGACGGAGGTACTCCAAAATCATTTTCTGATTCACCACCAAGAAG CTTCTATAACAAAGAACACTAGAGAAACAAACAAAAACGTACACACAGACACGAACACCAACGGCGCGTCACCATCGATGCTCTTCAAGTCCCCCGTCTCGCATCAAGATTGCACTTTGAAGGAACAATCCAATATTCCAAAACAGTGCAAGACAGAGGCAAACTTTTCCTATTTTCAACTGCCTGATGCTAACAGTAATATGAACTGGGTGGATAAGGTTCATCCAAGCCCATGCATTCAATATCCCTTGTCTTGTGAGATGGATTGCAATGTTTTGGGGATCTCAGCAGCTGCTACTGATTCAGACATTACTGCCTATGAGATGTCCACTTCAATTGCTTTCAACGGGGCCGGCTTTCAGATGATGATGTTAGATACTCCTATCAGACACCCTGCAGAATCTTGGCAATTAGATTCTTAA